The Candidatus Phaeomarinobacter ectocarpi genome includes a region encoding these proteins:
- the lspA gene encoding signal peptidase II, whose translation MDWLKRQFDDAIASLKNPEAHFRYGVLLALAIAVSDRLSKWAILYWVDLPAKQKITITPFFDLTMVWNPGISYGLLPANSTWAVAVLVIFALSVTLALIVWLSRIEHRLLAVAVGLVIGGAVGNAYDRAIYGAVADFMSFHAFGFYWYVFNVADIAIVFGVILLIWDSVFGPTAQQERAKRRNGN comes from the coding sequence ATGGACTGGTTGAAACGCCAATTTGATGACGCCATCGCCTCGCTGAAGAACCCCGAAGCGCATTTTCGCTACGGCGTCTTGCTGGCGCTGGCGATTGCCGTGTCAGACCGGCTGAGTAAATGGGCGATCCTCTACTGGGTTGATCTGCCGGCAAAGCAGAAGATCACGATCACGCCATTTTTCGATCTCACCATGGTCTGGAACCCGGGCATCAGCTATGGCCTGCTCCCGGCCAACTCCACCTGGGCGGTGGCGGTTCTGGTGATCTTTGCCCTCAGCGTCACCCTTGCCCTGATTGTGTGGCTGTCGCGGATCGAGCATCGGCTGCTGGCGGTTGCTGTGGGTCTGGTGATTGGCGGGGCCGTGGGCAATGCCTATGATCGGGCGATATACGGCGCGGTGGCGGACTTTATGAGCTTCCATGCCTTCGGGTTTTATTGGTACGTTTTCAACGTGGCTGATATTGCCATCGTGTTTGGTGTAATACTGCTGATCTGGGACTCGGTCTTTGGCCCGACAGCCCAACAGGAACGCGCCAAACGGCGCAACGGCAACTAG
- a CDS encoding DUF3035 domain-containing protein, with protein MFERPKSHLPKSRLPKSRLFGFVAALSASAFLAGCGGGLDDALGLGKNPPDEFAIVTKAPLAIPPDYSLRPPVPGAPNRQARSAQEIAAAALYSGRATGVSAQALGQPGSSAGESALIASAGAENASPEVRRLIENEYQSRIDADRSFADRIIFWQDRTPKPIPVDAQAEAQRLRKNDALGQPVTEGETPRIEPKENQGLLEGIF; from the coding sequence ATGTTTGAGCGTCCCAAATCCCACCTTCCCAAGTCCCGCCTTCCCAAGTCCCGCCTTTTCGGCTTTGTTGCTGCCCTTTCAGCATCGGCATTTCTGGCCGGCTGCGGCGGTGGTCTTGATGACGCCTTGGGCCTTGGCAAGAACCCGCCGGATGAGTTCGCCATCGTCACCAAGGCACCGCTTGCCATTCCGCCAGACTATTCGCTGCGTCCGCCGGTTCCCGGTGCGCCCAACCGTCAGGCCCGGTCTGCGCAGGAAATTGCCGCAGCCGCGTTGTACTCTGGCCGCGCCACCGGCGTATCCGCCCAGGCCCTTGGTCAGCCCGGCAGCAGTGCCGGTGAATCGGCCCTTATCGCCAGTGCCGGCGCTGAAAACGCCAGCCCGGAAGTGCGCCGCCTGATCGAGAACGAATATCAGTCCCGCATTGATGCCGACCGCTCCTTCGCAGACCGCATCATCTTCTGGCAGGACCGCACGCCCAAGCCGATCCCCGTGGATGCCCAGGCCGAAGCCCAGCGTCTGCGCAAGAACGATGCACTTGGGCAGCCGGTGACCGAAGGCGAGACCCCGCGCATCGAGCCCAAGGAAAATCAGGGCCTTCTGGAAGGCATCTTCTAG